One Lepus europaeus isolate LE1 chromosome 7, mLepTim1.pri, whole genome shotgun sequence DNA segment encodes these proteins:
- the LOC133764456 gene encoding olfactory receptor 5P6-like: MDSLIDGNHTAVSGFILLGLTDDPVLRVVLFMIILCIYLVTISGNLSTIVLIRISSQLHHPMYFFLSQLAFVDMGMSSSVTPNMLVNFLRQRCTISYFGCAIQLGSAAFFGTAEGFLLAVMAYDRFVAICNPLLYSTKMSTHVCVQLLIITYAVGFLNTWPFAICFHSLLFCGSNRVNHFFCDFAPLVELSCSDVSVPVLVPSLTAGSIIVVAVLVIAVSYIYILITILNMHSTEGRHKAFSTCTSHLTAVTLFYGTVTFIYVMPKSSYSTDQNKVVSVFYMVVNPMLNPLIYSLRNNEIKEALKRELGRKVLSW; this comes from the coding sequence ATGGATTCCCTGATAGATGGGAACCACACTGCAGTGTCAGGGTTCATTTTATTGGGCTTAACAGATGATCCCGTGCTACGAGTCGTCCTCTTCATGATCATCCTATGCATCTACCTGGTGACCATATCTGGCAATCTCAGCACAATCGTTCTTATCAGAATCTCTTCTCAGCTCCATCATcccatgtacttttttctgaGCCAACTGGCTTTTGTTGATATGGGTATGTCATCTTCTGTTACACCCAACATGCTTGTAAACTTCTTAAGACAGAGATGCACAATCTCCTATTTTGGATGTGCCATTCAGCTTGGCTCGGCTGCTTTCTTTGGTACAGCTGAGGGCTTCCTCCTGGCTGTCATGGCGTATGATCGCTTTGTGGCAATCTGCAACCCCCTGCTTTATTCAACCAAAATGTCAACACATGTCTGTGTCCAGTTACTCATAATAACTTATGCAGTTGGTTTTCTCAATACCTGGCCGTTTGCCATATGCTTCCATTCCTTACTCTTCTGTGGGTCAAACAGAGTCAaccatttcttctgtgattttgcTCCTTTAGTTGAACTCTCCTGTTCTGATGTCAGTGTCCCTGTTCTTGTTCCCTCACTTACTGCGGGCTCCATCATTGTGGTTGCTGTGCTTGTCATAGCTGTCTCCTACATCTACATCCTCATCACAATCCTGAATATGCACTCCACTGAGGGGCGGCACAAGGCCTTCTCCACCTGCACCTCCCATCTCACAGCAGTCACTCTGTTCTATGGGACTGTTACATTCATTTATGTGATGCCTAAGTCCAGCTACTCAACTGACCAGAACAAGGTAGTGTCTGTGTTCTACATGGTGGTGAACCCCATGTTGAACCCCCTCATCTACAGTCTCAGGAATAATGAGATTAAAGAGGCTCTGAAAAGGGAGCTTGGAAGGAAAGTATTGTCTTGGTGA
- the LOC133764455 gene encoding olfactory receptor 5P80, which yields MGTGNYTTMTEFILLGLTEDTTVCAILFIVFLGIYVVTLLGNVSIIMLIRSSPQLHTPMYLFLSHLAFVDIGYSSSVTPVMLMGFLRKGTLIPVAGCVAQLCSVVTFGTAECFLLAAMAYDRYVAICSPLLYNTHMSPRICIFLVGMSYLGGCGNAWTFTGCLLSLSFCGPNKVNHFFCDYSPLLKISCSHDFISEIVPAISSGSIIVITVFIIALSYVYILFSILKMRSREGRHKAFSTCTSHLTAVTLFYGTITFIYVMPKSSYSTDQNKVVSVFYTVVIPMLNPLIYSLRNKEVKEAVRKLMARTHWRS from the coding sequence ATGGGGACTGGAAACTACACAACAATGACAGAGTTCATTCTATTGGGGTTAACAGAAGATACCACAGTTTgtgcaattttatttattgtgtttCTTGGGATCTATGTGGTCACCTTACTGGGCAATGTCAGCATAATCATGTTAATCAGAAGCAGCCCTCAGCTTCATACTCCAATGTACCTTTTCCTCAGCCATCTGGCCTTTGTAGACATTGGGTACTCTTCATCAGTCACACCAGTCATGCTTATGGGTTTCCTCAGGAAAGGAACTTTAATCCCTGTTGCTGGTTGTGTAGCCCAACTCTGTTCTGTGGTGACATTTGGGACAGCTGAGTGCTTCTTGCTAGCTGCCATGGCCTATGATCGCTATGTAGCCATCTGCTCACCCCTGCTCTACAACACCCACATGTCCCCTAGAATCTGCATTTTCTTAGTGGGCATGTCCTACCTAGGTGGGTGTGGGAATGCTTGGACATTCACTGGCTGTCTGTTAAGTCTGTCCTTCTGTGGGCCAAATAAAGTCAATCACTTTTTCTGCGACTATTCAccacttttaaagatttcttgTTCTCAcgattttatttctgaaattgttCCAGCCATCTCATCGGGCTCCATCATCGTGATCACAGTGTTTATCATTGCTCTCTCTTATGTCTACATCCTTTTTTCAATCCTGAAGATGCGCTCTAGAGAGGGGCGGCACAAGGCCTTCTCCACCTGCACCTCCCACCTCACTGCAGTCACTCTGTTCTATGGGACCATTACATTCATTTATGTGATGCCCAAATCCAGCTACTCAACTGACCAGAACAAAGTGGTATCTGTGTTCTACACAGTAGTGATCCCCATGTTGAACCCCCTCATCTACAGTCTCAGGAACAAGGAGGTTAAAGAGGCTGTGAGGAAACTGATGGCTAGGACCCACTGGAGATCATAA